The following coding sequences lie in one Acidobacteriota bacterium genomic window:
- a CDS encoding type II toxin-antitoxin system VapC family toxin — MSVYVTDTHALLWYFTGQRRMLSKRAFEAFEQAENSEAFIYIPVVSLWEVSRLDHLGAIELHEPFEDWVDALSVQPCFEFVPIDDRVILQSRKYNFNRDIFDAAIVATAIVKDLPLITRDSAITNSRAVEVYWKSRFAVDCVVCTFTTFATSSIRFRKARWW; from the coding sequence ATGTCGGTGTATGTGACGGACACACACGCGCTGCTCTGGTATTTTACCGGGCAGCGCAGGATGCTTTCTAAACGCGCGTTTGAGGCTTTTGAACAGGCCGAAAACAGCGAAGCATTCATCTACATTCCCGTCGTGTCGCTTTGGGAAGTTTCCCGCCTCGATCATTTGGGCGCAATCGAACTCCACGAGCCATTTGAAGATTGGGTTGACGCTTTATCCGTCCAGCCGTGTTTTGAATTCGTGCCGATTGACGATCGCGTAATCCTTCAATCCCGCAAATACAATTTCAACCGGGATATTTTTGATGCTGCGATTGTTGCCACCGCAATCGTGAAAGATTTGCCGTTGATTACCAGAGACAGCGCGATCACGAATTCAAGGGCTGTCGAAGTTTACTGGAAAAGTCGCTTTGCCGTGGACTGTGTGGTGTGCACGTTTACAACATTCGCAACGTCTTCGATCAGATTCCGGAAGGCGCGATGGTGGTGA
- a CDS encoding redoxin domain-containing protein yields the protein MSKFKSSFVSIVVLTLMTISALAQNQNTSPQPQPDAKELLKKVSEVHQNLKSFQFEGQTVLEMKGDGVFMRFELPFVLASGKAGQRRIQTKNPFEGGRTIVSDGQTEWVYLVSEKQFTKKLFDKASLPEAGAPLLNQFKSHSMFADLTSEDLTQNLASAKVLREETLELGGQHINCYVIEAVYSDTNRNPATSNAGAHGNAVEQGKTFTYPMTFWIDKERLIVLRHQFDGGGVFAQMFKAFADNANFTMSTTLTVAKTNEPLPDSFFAFAPPADAKEVEKFDSKFAGAADEDEPETESLVGSDAVSFSLADLNGKQFSMGKLRGKIVVIDFWASWCGPCRETMPHVEKLHKDFKDKGVIVIGINDEEIADAKRFVQKYGYTFPTLMDAEGSVSKQYGIQAIPQTFVIDRDGKIAAHFLGTGQEENLRQTVKELLAVKAVNAAKPAKKQIAVR from the coding sequence ATGTCCAAATTCAAATCAAGTTTCGTTTCGATCGTGGTTTTGACGCTGATGACAATCAGCGCCCTCGCTCAAAATCAAAACACATCGCCTCAACCCCAACCTGATGCCAAAGAATTGCTGAAGAAAGTCAGCGAAGTTCATCAAAATCTAAAATCATTCCAGTTTGAAGGCCAGACCGTGTTGGAAATGAAAGGGGACGGCGTGTTCATGCGCTTTGAGTTGCCATTCGTCCTGGCTTCCGGCAAAGCCGGCCAAAGACGCATCCAGACCAAAAATCCATTTGAAGGCGGCCGGACAATCGTATCGGATGGCCAGACGGAGTGGGTTTACCTGGTTTCCGAAAAGCAGTTTACCAAAAAGCTGTTTGACAAGGCGTCGTTGCCCGAAGCCGGGGCTCCTTTGCTGAACCAGTTCAAAAGCCATTCGATGTTTGCCGACCTGACCTCCGAAGATTTGACCCAAAACCTGGCGAGCGCCAAAGTCCTTCGAGAGGAAACCCTGGAGCTTGGCGGGCAGCACATCAATTGCTATGTCATTGAAGCCGTTTATTCCGACACAAACCGCAATCCGGCGACCTCGAACGCGGGCGCGCATGGAAACGCTGTCGAACAGGGAAAAACGTTCACCTACCCGATGACTTTCTGGATAGACAAAGAGCGGCTGATTGTGTTGCGTCATCAATTCGATGGTGGTGGAGTCTTTGCGCAAATGTTCAAGGCTTTTGCCGACAATGCGAATTTCACGATGAGCACGACGTTGACCGTTGCCAAAACCAATGAACCCTTGCCCGATTCGTTCTTTGCCTTCGCGCCGCCCGCAGACGCCAAAGAAGTCGAAAAGTTTGATTCTAAATTTGCGGGTGCAGCCGATGAGGATGAGCCGGAAACTGAAAGTTTGGTGGGCAGCGACGCCGTCAGTTTTTCCCTGGCGGATTTGAATGGCAAACAGTTCAGTATGGGCAAGCTGCGCGGCAAAATCGTCGTGATTGATTTTTGGGCTTCGTGGTGTGGGCCTTGCCGCGAAACGATGCCGCACGTCGAAAAGCTCCACAAGGATTTCAAAGACAAAGGCGTAATTGTGATTGGCATCAACGATGAAGAAATCGCCGATGCCAAACGGTTCGTCCAAAAATACGGCTACACCTTTCCGACGCTTATGGACGCCGAAGGCTCGGTTTCCAAACAATATGGAATTCAAGCCATTCCCCAGACCTTTGTGATTGACCGTGACGGCAAAATCGCCGCGCACTTTTTGGGCACAGGCCAGGAAGAAAATTTGCGCCAGACGGTGAAAGAGTTGTTGGCCGTAAAAGCCGTAAACGCCGCCAAACCAGCCAAAAAACAGATTGCCGTGCGGTAA
- a CDS encoding molybdopterin oxidoreductase family protein translates to MTSVQEMRIVRGACPHDCPDTCALLTTVENGKAIKVKGAEDHPTTNGFLCTKVNRYLERTYSPQRVLYPMKRVGEKGKGIFQRISWDEALDTIAAKFKEIAAEDPQAIQPYSYAGTMGMVQGESMDRRFFHKLGASLLDRTICASAGAAGYKATIGLSMGTDPERFNEAKLILIWGSNVITSNVHLWPKILEAQRSGARIIAIDPYRSLTAEKCDQHIAPLPGTDGALALAMMHVIIRENLIDADYIEKYTLGFELLRERVLEYPPAKVAKITGLDEATIVSLAREYATTKPSVIRLNYGMQRHAGGGMAVRTVACLPALIGSWRDAAGGIVLSTSGTFAMNTTAISRPDLIWNNPRTINMSAIGDALTGFQRVQKFNAKDAPTERLEPLDPPVRAIYVYNSNPVAVAPDSRKVIAGFQREDLFTVVHEIFQTDTADYADILLPATTQLEQWDVHRAYGHLYVLLNQPAVEPLGEAKPNSEVFRLLARRMGFTEDCFKDSDEDLIRQAITSPHPRMQGITLEELKEKGWQRLNVPERFAPFAEGNFPTPSGKCEFFSETLAKQGIDPLPVYIPPRETVQDAPKLARKYPLAVISPPAHNFLNSSFANLPSFVKAEKQPWLDIHPDDAGLRGIKDGDRVRVFNDRGDFTVTARVTDKARPGVVVALSIWWKKLTSDGCNANDVTSQGLTDLGAAATFYDALVEVEKLR, encoded by the coding sequence ATGACTTCAGTTCAGGAGATGAGAATTGTTCGCGGCGCATGTCCGCACGATTGCCCGGATACCTGCGCATTGCTGACGACGGTCGAAAACGGCAAGGCGATCAAGGTCAAAGGCGCAGAAGATCATCCAACGACCAATGGCTTTCTTTGCACAAAGGTCAATCGGTATTTGGAACGCACCTACAGCCCGCAGCGCGTGTTGTATCCAATGAAGCGCGTCGGCGAAAAAGGCAAAGGCATTTTTCAGCGCATCAGTTGGGACGAAGCGCTGGACACGATTGCCGCCAAATTCAAAGAAATCGCCGCCGAGGATCCGCAGGCCATTCAGCCGTACAGCTACGCCGGAACAATGGGCATGGTGCAGGGCGAATCCATGGATCGCCGTTTCTTTCATAAGCTCGGCGCGTCGCTGCTGGATCGAACGATTTGCGCTTCCGCGGGAGCCGCTGGCTACAAAGCCACCATCGGATTGAGCATGGGAACCGACCCCGAACGGTTCAACGAAGCCAAGCTGATTTTGATTTGGGGATCGAATGTCATCACGTCGAACGTCCATTTGTGGCCAAAAATTTTAGAAGCGCAGCGCAGCGGAGCGCGCATTATCGCCATTGATCCGTACCGCAGTCTGACTGCCGAAAAATGCGATCAGCACATTGCTCCGCTGCCGGGAACCGATGGCGCGTTGGCGCTGGCAATGATGCACGTCATCATCCGGGAAAATCTGATTGACGCCGATTACATCGAAAAATACACGCTCGGGTTCGAACTGTTGCGCGAACGGGTGCTGGAATATCCGCCTGCGAAAGTTGCCAAGATCACGGGATTGGACGAAGCGACAATCGTCAGTCTGGCGCGCGAGTACGCGACCACCAAACCTTCGGTCATTCGGTTGAATTATGGGATGCAGCGCCATGCTGGCGGCGGCATGGCGGTACGCACGGTGGCTTGTCTGCCTGCACTGATTGGCTCTTGGCGCGACGCGGCTGGCGGAATTGTGCTTTCGACTTCCGGCACGTTTGCGATGAACACTACTGCGATTTCTCGCCCGGATTTGATCTGGAACAACCCGCGCACCATCAATATGTCCGCCATCGGCGATGCGCTGACCGGCTTTCAACGCGTTCAGAAGTTCAACGCCAAAGACGCGCCGACCGAAAGGCTGGAACCACTCGATCCGCCTGTGCGAGCGATTTACGTCTACAACTCCAACCCCGTAGCCGTCGCGCCCGATTCCCGCAAAGTCATCGCCGGGTTCCAACGCGAAGACCTGTTCACAGTCGTTCACGAAATCTTCCAAACCGACACAGCGGATTACGCAGACATTCTGTTGCCCGCGACCACGCAATTGGAGCAGTGGGACGTTCACCGCGCGTACGGCCATCTGTACGTTCTGTTGAACCAGCCCGCCGTCGAACCCCTCGGCGAAGCCAAACCCAATAGCGAAGTCTTCCGCTTGCTCGCCCGACGAATGGGCTTCACCGAAGACTGCTTCAAAGATTCCGACGAAGACTTGATTCGCCAAGCCATCACTTCGCCGCATCCGCGCATGCAAGGCATCACGCTGGAAGAATTGAAAGAAAAAGGCTGGCAGCGGTTGAACGTGCCGGAACGCTTTGCGCCCTTTGCCGAAGGCAATTTCCCGACGCCTTCCGGCAAGTGCGAATTCTTCAGCGAGACTTTGGCCAAACAGGGAATTGATCCCCTGCCGGTGTACATCCCTCCGCGCGAAACTGTGCAGGATGCGCCGAAACTGGCCAGGAAATATCCGCTGGCCGTGATTTCTCCGCCCGCGCACAACTTCCTGAATTCAAGCTTTGCCAATCTGCCGAGCTTCGTCAAAGCCGAAAAGCAACCTTGGTTAGATATTCATCCTGATGACGCAGGTTTGCGAGGCATCAAGGACGGAGACCGCGTCCGCGTCTTCAACGACCGAGGCGATTTCACTGTCACCGCCCGCGTCACCGACAAAGCCCGCCCCGGCGTCGTCGTCGCACTTTCGATCTGGTGGAAGAAACTCACTTCCGACGGCTGCAACGCGAACGACGTAACTTCGCAAGGGCTGACTGATTTGGGAGCCGCTGCGACGTTTTATGATGCTTTGGTGGAAGTGGAAAAGTTGCGTTAA
- a CDS encoding aldo/keto reductase produces the protein MRTIQVSKQNSAGIPLRALGRTGVEVTAIGFGGYHLGLIKDDDEAVRLVQETIDAGITFMDNAWEYHDGRSEELMGRAIADRRQDVFLMSKVCTHGRDRHEAMRQLEDSLRRLKTDYLDLWQIHEVVYENDPEWHFAPDGAVEALAQAQQEGKVRFVGFTGHKSAEIHLKMLAYEYPFDACQLPLNVLDGTFRSFEQKVLPELERQGIAAIGMKSMGGVGDMVKAGVVTAEEALRYTMSLPAATVVSGIDSSAILQQNLKVARNFQPMTAEEMQSLRTRTAEAAGDGRYELYKVSAKHEGPIGRAQHGFPGFKAMKD, from the coding sequence ATAAGGACAATTCAAGTGAGCAAACAAAACTCTGCTGGAATTCCGTTGCGCGCGTTGGGGCGTACGGGCGTTGAGGTAACTGCCATTGGCTTTGGCGGGTATCACCTGGGCTTGATTAAAGATGACGATGAAGCCGTTCGATTGGTGCAGGAAACGATTGATGCGGGCATAACCTTTATGGACAACGCCTGGGAATATCACGACGGACGCAGCGAAGAGTTGATGGGACGAGCCATTGCCGACCGGCGGCAAGACGTGTTTTTGATGTCCAAAGTTTGCACGCACGGGCGCGACCGCCACGAAGCCATGCGCCAACTTGAAGATTCGCTGCGGCGGCTGAAAACCGATTACCTTGACCTGTGGCAGATTCACGAAGTCGTTTACGAAAACGATCCCGAATGGCATTTCGCTCCGGACGGAGCGGTGGAAGCGCTGGCGCAGGCACAACAGGAAGGCAAAGTCCGCTTTGTGGGGTTCACCGGCCACAAAAGCGCGGAGATTCATTTGAAAATGCTGGCTTACGAATACCCATTTGACGCCTGCCAGTTGCCGCTCAATGTTTTGGACGGAACCTTTCGCAGCTTTGAACAGAAAGTGCTGCCGGAACTGGAACGGCAGGGAATTGCGGCTATCGGCATGAAAAGCATGGGCGGCGTAGGCGATATGGTCAAAGCCGGAGTCGTAACTGCTGAAGAGGCTTTGCGTTACACGATGAGTTTGCCGGCGGCGACGGTGGTCAGTGGGATAGACTCTTCCGCAATCCTGCAACAGAACTTAAAAGTTGCGCGCAACTTCCAGCCTATGACAGCCGAAGAAATGCAGTCGCTCCGAACGCGCACAGCGGAAGCGGCGGGCGACGGACGGTATGAACTATACAAGGTCTCGGCCAAACACGAAGGCCCCATTGGCCGCGCTCAGCATGGATTCCCCGGTTTCAAAGCCATGAAAGATTGA